One genomic window of Rhizomicrobium sp. includes the following:
- a CDS encoding APC family permease — protein sequence MAELPPKIKLADAALYTLALGTGMRWIAVAAAVGPSSLPLWLLALATFFLPLAAATAELTARFDGEGGIYAWTRHGLGPMAGYLCGWSYWIAQLPYFAGILYFLSGLILAALGGDPKDTLSYLAISLGLLALVTGVQLAGLRYGKWLPNFGTLGGWTVLAVILAVGIVLAARGESATAFAAASYFPSLNFDTAILWGTIVFAYSGVEAVAFLRNEVEGGMKSILRVLTIVGLGSAFIYIAGTVAFLVILPQSALTRLSGFPDALRLGLAHVGAGGWAVPVIGLFALSMLGQFTAWFGVGARLPFAAGIDAFLPEAFARRNPKTGAPTVSILFQAAMTAVMVVLSQAGASVAGAYDFMVATGVLTATIPYVFMFAVYLKTARLAPVAGAWAPPGGARTSLVFGWIGMVSTLLAIACTLVPGPGEAHPAAAVFKIVASAVAMGVVGLLLYWFSNRRRLAATGAAA from the coding sequence ATGGCTGAGTTGCCTCCCAAGATCAAACTCGCCGACGCGGCGCTCTACACCCTGGCGCTCGGCACCGGCATGCGCTGGATCGCTGTCGCCGCGGCGGTGGGTCCGTCCTCGCTGCCGCTCTGGCTGCTCGCGCTCGCCACCTTCTTCCTGCCGCTGGCGGCGGCGACGGCGGAGCTGACCGCGCGGTTCGACGGCGAAGGCGGCATCTATGCCTGGACGCGCCATGGGCTCGGCCCGATGGCCGGCTATCTCTGCGGCTGGTCCTATTGGATCGCGCAGCTCCCCTATTTCGCGGGCATCCTCTATTTCCTGAGCGGGTTGATCCTCGCCGCGCTCGGCGGCGATCCCAAGGACACGCTGTCCTATCTCGCGATCTCGCTGGGCCTGCTGGCGCTGGTCACCGGCGTGCAGCTCGCGGGGCTGCGCTACGGCAAATGGCTGCCGAATTTCGGCACGCTGGGCGGCTGGACCGTGCTCGCCGTCATCCTCGCCGTCGGCATCGTCCTCGCCGCGCGGGGCGAGAGCGCCACGGCGTTCGCGGCGGCGTCCTATTTCCCGTCGCTGAATTTCGACACCGCGATCCTGTGGGGCACCATCGTCTTCGCCTATAGCGGCGTCGAAGCGGTCGCCTTCCTGCGCAACGAGGTCGAAGGCGGCATGAAAAGCATCCTGCGCGTGCTGACCATCGTCGGCCTCGGCTCGGCCTTCATCTACATCGCCGGGACCGTCGCCTTCCTGGTGATCCTGCCGCAAAGCGCGCTGACGCGGCTGAGCGGCTTTCCCGACGCGCTGCGCCTCGGCCTCGCCCATGTCGGCGCCGGCGGCTGGGCGGTGCCGGTGATCGGCCTGTTCGCGCTCTCCATGCTGGGCCAGTTCACCGCCTGGTTCGGCGTCGGCGCGCGGCTGCCCTTCGCGGCCGGCATCGATGCCTTCCTGCCCGAGGCGTTCGCGCGGCGCAATCCGAAGACCGGCGCGCCGACCGTCTCCATCCTGTTCCAGGCGGCGATGACGGCGGTCATGGTGGTGCTCAGCCAGGCCGGCGCCAGCGTCGCCGGCGCCTACGACTTCATGGTGGCGACGGGCGTGCTGACCGCCACCATCCCCTATGTCTTCATGTTCGCCGTCTATCTGAAGACGGCCCGCCTCGCGCCCGTCGCCGGCGCCTGGGCGCCGCCGGGCGGAGCAAGGACCAGCCTCGTCTTCGGCTGGATCGGCATGGTGTCGACGCTTCTTGCCATCGCCTGCACCTTGGTGCCGGGGCCGGGCGAGGCCCATCCGGCAGCCGCCGTCTTCAAGATCGTCGCCTCGGCCGTCGCGATGGGCGTGGTGGGGCTGCTGCTCTACTGGTTCTCCAACCGCCGCCGCCTGGCCGCGACCGGAGCCGCGGCGTGA